In one window of Hyla sarda isolate aHylSar1 chromosome 1, aHylSar1.hap1, whole genome shotgun sequence DNA:
- the LOC130295997 gene encoding gastrula zinc finger protein XlCGF26.1-like, with protein MNNVIRKALLKHWYILESDPDLREVTNQKPLIAYRKNITVGGRINIKHRKLEQKQETWLSLATPKGNKPCGNCSFCPLNINSRVLFIGGEEQVIPCLITCRTTYVVYALICPCGLYYIGKTKRCLFVRTKYAKFLRSYFSVIIIKGFLSLADDCTGRSEENLISSDYKADDDITQDTYEEHSIIPDTPSALHRQDLSSHPVIPVLSTDPSQAGKQKKSHRRVVAHRKAYTEKKPFSCLECGKCFTLKSRLFRHQKTHTGEKPFSCSECGKCFIEKSDLVKHQRIHTGEKPFLCPECGKCFIGQSHLSRHQKIHTGVKPFPCPECEKGFIVKSHLVRHQRIHAREKPFSCPECGKCFSRKSYLLEHQNTHTGEKPFSCPECGKCFFHKSQLNIHKKTHTGENPFSCPECEKCFTQKCNLVKHQQIHTVLKARIFGDRERAGQSSQGTGNIGAMIVPVQHFPGEVPHTGKKGRSQKKCSVCNRRGIQKDTTTQCDTCPDHPGLCIKNCFKEYHISMEY; from the exons ATGAACAATGTTATACGCAAGGCTTTGCTAAAACATTGGTACATATTGGAATCCGACCCCGACCTTAGAGAAGTTACTAATCAAAAACCTCTAATAGCCTATAGAAAAAATATCACAGTAGGAGGGAGAATCAATATTAAGCACAGAAAGTTAGAACAAAAACAAGAAACATGGTTGTCCCTAGCAACCCCAAAAGGGAATAAACCTTGCGGTAATTGCTCCTTCTGCCCATTGAATATTAATAGCAGAGTACTGTTCATTGGAGGTGAAGAACAGGTTATCCCGTGTCTCATTACCTGCCGTACCACGTATGTGGTTTATGCGCTCATTTGCCCTTGTGGACTGTATTACATAGGCAAGACCAAGAGATGTCTTTTTGTCAGA ACTAAATATGCAAAATTCTTAAGGTCATATTtctcagtaataataataaaaggatTCTTATCCTTGGCAGATGACTGTAccgggagatcagaggagaatcttatatcttcagattataaagcagatgatgatatcacacaagatacatatgaagaacattccattatcccagatacaccctcagcccttcacagacaAGATCTGTCTTCTCATCCTGTTATACCCGTCCTGTCTACTGATCCATCACAGGCTGGTAAACAGAAAAAAAGCCACAGAAGGGTTGTTGCACATCGAAAAGCTTATACAGAGAAGAAGCCATTTTcttgtttagaatgtgggaaatgttttactctaaAATCAAGACTTTTTAGACATCAAAAAactcatacaggagagaagccattttcatgttcagaatgtgggaaatgttttattgaaaaatcagatcttgttaaacatcaaagaattcacacaggagagaagccatttttatgcccagaatgtggaaaatgttttattggaCAATCACATCTTAGTAGacatcaaaaaattcacacaggcGTGAAGCCATTTCCATGCCCTGAATGTGAGAAAGGTTTTATTgtaaaatcacatcttgttagacatcaaagaattcacgcacgggagaagccattttcatgcccagaatgtgggaaatgtttttctcgAAAATCATATCTTCTTGAACATCAAAAcactcacacaggagaaaagccattttcatgtccagaatgtgggaaatgtttttttcacAAATCACAACTTAATATTcataaaaaaactcacacaggggagaacccGTTTTCCTGcccagaatgtgagaaatgttttactcaaaaatgtaatcttgttaaacatcaacaaATTCACACAGTCCTAAAGGCCcggatctttggcgaccgggaaagagcaggccagagttcccaaggaactggaaatataggtgccatgATCGTCCCAgtccagcactttccaggtgaggtcccccacactggaaagaagggacgatcccagaaaaaatgcagtgtgtgtaacaggagggggatacagaaggacaccaccactcagtgtgacacttgccccgatcatccgggcctctgcattaaaaactgcttcaaggAGTATCAcatttccatggagtactaa